In Candidatus Latescibacterota bacterium, a genomic segment contains:
- a CDS encoding bifunctional UDP-3-O-[3-hydroxymyristoyl] N-acetylglucosamine deacetylase/3-hydroxyacyl-ACP dehydratase: MVRQQRTIKAPFTFKGTGLHTGVEVTTVFRPAENGTGIIFRRVDLDPVVEIPATPKFIHSGDIKRNTTLSSGETVIHTVEHILAAVSGLQVDNLYIDIDADEPPEPRDGSCASLVDALNIAGFENQGVPVPVFKVTTPISYQKDDIEIIALPYEGFKISFTIEYDNPHIGTQFISLDIDPEIFQREIAPARTFALMSDVDMLKAEGLIKGGSLANAVVVDKNGILNEEPLRFPDEFVRHKVLDIIGDLSLLGQPIQGHIIAVRSGHNYNLEFVRLLDKDKKKKALTAMGPNNDFWDINVIQEIMPHRYPFLLIDRILELEDKKRVVGIKNVTINEPFFIGHFPGHPIMPAVLIIEAMAQVGGILLLSSVDNPEKYLVYFMGIDRAKFRKPVVPGDQLRFELEMVSLKRRFCKMRGLAYVDGKVVAEANLSSTIVLR; encoded by the coding sequence GTGGTTCGACAGCAGAGAACGATTAAGGCCCCGTTCACCTTCAAGGGAACAGGACTTCATACAGGGGTAGAAGTAACGACCGTGTTCAGGCCGGCAGAGAACGGTACAGGGATAATATTCAGGCGAGTCGACCTCGATCCGGTGGTAGAGATCCCTGCCACTCCGAAATTCATCCATTCTGGCGATATCAAGAGAAATACAACATTGTCAAGCGGTGAGACGGTGATTCATACAGTTGAACACATTCTCGCAGCAGTTTCGGGGCTGCAGGTCGACAACCTCTATATCGATATCGATGCTGATGAACCTCCAGAGCCGAGGGATGGTAGTTGTGCATCTCTGGTTGACGCGCTGAATATTGCAGGGTTTGAGAATCAGGGAGTTCCTGTTCCTGTCTTCAAGGTGACGACCCCGATAAGCTATCAGAAGGACGATATTGAGATAATCGCCCTGCCTTATGAGGGCTTCAAGATAAGCTTTACAATAGAGTACGATAATCCGCATATAGGAACACAGTTCATATCTTTAGACATCGATCCGGAAATATTCCAGCGTGAGATCGCGCCGGCGAGGACATTTGCCCTCATGTCGGACGTAGATATGCTGAAGGCTGAGGGGCTGATCAAGGGCGGTAGCCTGGCGAATGCGGTGGTCGTAGATAAAAACGGTATACTTAACGAAGAGCCCTTGCGGTTCCCGGACGAATTCGTGAGACACAAGGTCCTGGATATCATCGGCGATCTCAGTCTACTCGGTCAGCCGATACAGGGGCATATCATAGCGGTCAGGTCTGGCCACAACTATAATCTTGAGTTCGTGCGTCTGCTGGATAAAGACAAGAAGAAGAAGGCGCTCACCGCGATGGGGCCGAACAACGATTTCTGGGATATCAATGTTATTCAGGAAATTATGCCTCACAGGTATCCCTTCCTGCTCATAGACAGGATCCTCGAATTGGAGGACAAGAAAAGGGTAGTAGGAATAAAAAATGTGACGATAAACGAACCGTTTTTTATCGGGCATTTTCCGGGACATCCGATAATGCCCGCTGTATTGATCATTGAAGCAATGGCCCAGGTTGGAGGAATACTGCTGTTGTCGAGTGTCGATAATCCTGAAAAGTATCTGGTATATTTTATGGGGATAGATAGAGCGAAATTCAGGAAACCTGTTGTGCCGGGCGACCAGCTTCGGTTCGAGCTGGAGATGGTC